A single Cherax quadricarinatus isolate ZL_2023a chromosome 4, ASM3850222v1, whole genome shotgun sequence DNA region contains:
- the LOC128684251 gene encoding 4-galactosyl-N-acetylglucosaminide 3-alpha-L-fucosyltransferase 9 isoform X2 has translation MLTWRMMRVLKLLWLLMFLACALAAFNLLFASSHDSHLHDHLGRETLDSRESQQVLSPEERLLEIQNWVLAGHQKGVLPQVLSVNEQLTPAAPVVKKELSFGVHEEENSAREVLDMEAAEKDNKRGHFLDANAANEVNSVEPETNVNNRNPAVAVSLRQNFKDYNKLSLPSGHNWRNLSEYDIKKLSVLGRRLYLNEEIGTVKDRTFTILVWKTGPQIEKRLLKEYGKLNKDPFRKCSAQNCKLTYEDEAARTADAILIHLHRIKGPNTFPNRTKINQRWIWLTDESPYNTFMVAKVKDMAKYNGYFNWSMSYRMDSDIPVPYGRTVEMKPEEAASYHYIDYFKLKPKTVAILGSNCGSQNKRWDYVRELKKYIEIDEYGGCGTLKCPGHFMKDCLPLRDYKFYLSFENGDCREYLTEKVWWNALGKGAVPVVMGAIIDDYMKFLPPKSFIHINDFASPQHLAKYLIFWPTFWNGLQPITEGPLYLHTGSAV, from the exons ATGCTCACGTGGCGAATGATGCGGGTGTTGAAGCTGCTGTGGTTGCTCATGTTCCTTGCCTGCGCCCTAGCTGCATTTAATCTGCTGTTTGCATCGTCTCATGACAGCCATCTGCATGATCACCTTGGTCGGGAAACCCTTGATTCTAGAGAATCTCAACAAGTCCTGTCCCCTGAAGAACGTCTCTTAGAAATACAAAACTGGGTCTTGGCTGGCCATCAAAAAGGGGTCCTTCCTCAGGTGTTGTCTGTGAATGAGCAGCTAACACCTGCTGCACCCGTGGTCAAGAAGGAACTTAGTTTTGGGGTGCATGAGGAAGAAAACTCTGCACGAGAGGTATTGGATATGGAGGCTGCTGAGAAAGATAATAAACGAGGTCATTTTCTGGATGCTAATGCCGCAAATGAGGTGAATTCAGTTGAGCCTGAGACGAATGTTAATAACAGAAACCCTGCAGTAGCTGTGTCTTTACGACAGAATTTTAAAGATTATAATAAACTTTCTTTGCCAAGTGGTCACAACTGGAGAAATTTAAGTGAATATGATATTAAAAAATTATCTGTGTTGGGAAGAAGACTTTATTTAAATGAGGAGATAGGTACAGTGAAAGATAGAACTTTTACAATCTTGGTTTGGAAAACTGGACCTCAGATTGAAAAACGTTTACTCAAGGAGTATGGTAAGCTAAATAAAGACCCATTTCGAAAATGTTCTGCACAAAACTGCAAACTGACTTACGAAGATGAGGCAGCCAGGACAGCGGATGCTATTCTAATCCACCTGCATCGCATCAAGGGACCCAATACTTTTCCAAACAGGACTAAAATAAATCAGCGGTGGATCTGGTTAACGGATGAGAGTCCATATAATACTTTTATGGTAGCTAAAGTGAAGGATATGGCAAAATATAATGGCTACTTCAATTGGTCAATGAGCTACAGGATGGACAGCGACATCCCAGTACCATATGGTCGAACAGTGGAGATGAAACCAGAAGAGGCTGCCTCATATCATTATATTGATTATTTTAAACTAAAACCAAAAACTGTAGCAATATTAGGATCAAACTGTGGGAGCCAAAATAAAAGGTGGGACTACGTGAGAGAACTGAAGAAGTACATAGAAATAGACGAATATGGAGGCTGCGGTACCTTGAAGTGCCCAGGGCACTTTATGAAGGATTGTTTACCTCTTCGTGACTACAAGTTTTATTTGTCATTTGAAAATGGCGATTGTCGTGAATATCTAACAGAGAAG GTATGGTGGAATGCCTTAGGGAAAGGAGCTGTTCCTGTGGTAATGGGAGCCATCATAGACGACTACATGAAGTTCCTGCCACCAAAATCATTCATACACATCAACGATTTTGCATCACCTCAACACCTGGCCAAGTACCTAAT